One genomic window of Paraburkholderia acidiphila includes the following:
- a CDS encoding ParB/RepB/Spo0J family partition protein, translating to MDTKTPRTIEMVPVDKIRILNPRSRSKRHQDAIVENIATVGLKKPITVSCRTSGGSVSYELVCGQGRLEAVRSLGYSTIPAQVVERNEADCLLMSLVENVARRNHSTKELLHDILDLRNQGYKDNEIATKVGLHIAYVESLLFLMERGEERLLNAVDSGTIPIAIAISIARSDDKEVQAALMDAYSDGSLKGKQLAIVRRLLDHRRLKGERAVHTHGAKGKSAGRSMSPEALRRMYLRESARHKMLAKKIALTHARLAFIVQAMREMMKDDGFVTLLTREGLTTLPRVLEQRVSGEKLSWTS from the coding sequence ATGGACACCAAGACTCCCCGAACGATTGAGATGGTGCCGGTTGACAAAATCCGCATACTGAATCCCCGAAGTCGCAGCAAACGCCATCAGGATGCTATCGTCGAAAATATCGCGACAGTCGGATTGAAAAAGCCCATCACGGTGAGTTGCCGAACAAGCGGCGGCAGCGTCAGCTATGAACTTGTGTGTGGCCAGGGGCGGCTCGAAGCAGTGCGATCTCTGGGCTATTCAACAATACCGGCCCAAGTCGTGGAGCGGAACGAGGCAGACTGCCTCCTTATGAGCCTAGTCGAGAACGTAGCACGAAGGAACCACTCTACGAAGGAACTTCTTCACGACATCCTGGATCTTCGGAACCAGGGCTACAAGGACAATGAAATCGCGACGAAGGTCGGGTTGCATATCGCCTACGTTGAGAGCCTCCTGTTCCTGATGGAGCGCGGCGAAGAACGACTTCTCAACGCGGTCGACAGTGGCACGATCCCCATCGCGATTGCGATCAGTATTGCGCGATCCGACGACAAGGAGGTACAGGCGGCGCTGATGGACGCTTACTCCGATGGATCGCTTAAAGGCAAGCAGCTAGCTATTGTGCGCCGACTGCTAGACCATCGTCGTCTCAAAGGGGAGCGAGCGGTTCATACGCACGGAGCGAAGGGCAAATCCGCTGGTCGGTCGATGAGCCCGGAGGCATTGCGCCGCATGTACCTGCGTGAGAGCGCTCGACACAAAATGCTCGCGAAGAAAATCGCGCTTACTCACGCGCGACTCGCATTCATTGTCCAGGCCATGCGTGAAATGATGAAGGATGACGGGTTCGTAACATTGCTGACCCGCGAAGGACTTACGACGCTGCCCCGTGTGCTGGAGCAGCGTGTCAGCGGAGAGAAATTGTCATGGACAAGCTAG
- a CDS encoding plasmid partitioning protein RepB C-terminal domain-containing protein, with protein MDKLAPKYGFESQPVVIQISALRSTRPLPHNALSTKKFLQILASVATVGLIEPVIVTRDAVDSSTYRILDGRLRVEALRRLSRTDATCLIATDDEAYTYNKHVNKLTPAQDARMIAKAIARGVESERIATALGIDVNTVRRRANLLEGICSEAATLLADKNCPATTFSTLKQMKPLRQMEAAELMCGQGNFTSAFATAILAATPHDQLASEAQAEKSQTELAMQLAKLERELATLQANVAETDEQYGIEHLHLAVSAAYVVTLLDNSSVAGYIESHYPEFARGLGEIIKDSVEFTTRPISNRRRDHGLAAGTKGGGPPIQT; from the coding sequence ATGGACAAGCTAGCTCCCAAATATGGGTTCGAGAGTCAGCCGGTCGTCATTCAGATCAGCGCACTCCGGTCAACGCGTCCTCTTCCCCACAACGCACTATCAACAAAAAAATTTCTTCAAATACTGGCGTCCGTGGCCACCGTCGGGTTGATCGAGCCGGTGATTGTCACCCGCGACGCCGTTGATTCCAGCACCTACCGCATTCTGGATGGCCGACTGCGTGTCGAAGCTCTTCGCCGACTTTCGAGGACCGACGCCACTTGCTTGATTGCTACCGACGACGAGGCCTACACATATAACAAGCACGTCAACAAGCTCACACCGGCCCAAGACGCGCGCATGATCGCGAAAGCAATTGCGAGGGGTGTCGAGAGTGAACGAATCGCCACCGCGCTCGGTATTGACGTGAACACGGTGCGTCGACGCGCGAATCTGCTGGAAGGCATCTGCAGCGAAGCAGCGACCCTACTTGCGGACAAGAACTGCCCTGCCACAACGTTTTCTACTCTGAAGCAGATGAAGCCACTGCGGCAGATGGAGGCAGCCGAACTGATGTGTGGGCAGGGAAATTTCACGTCAGCCTTCGCGACTGCGATTCTGGCAGCGACGCCGCACGACCAACTCGCATCAGAGGCACAGGCCGAGAAGTCACAAACAGAACTGGCGATGCAACTCGCCAAACTCGAGCGTGAACTGGCGACTCTTCAGGCCAATGTTGCTGAAACGGACGAACAGTACGGCATCGAGCATTTACATCTAGCAGTGTCGGCAGCGTACGTCGTAACCCTCCTGGACAACAGTTCCGTGGCGGGGTATATCGAGTCTCACTACCCCGAGTTCGCTCGTGGATTGGGCGAAATCATCAAGGATTCGGTCGAATTCACAACTCGGCCAATCTCGAATCGCCGGCGCGATCACGGTTTGGCCGCAGGCACCAAAGGCGGCGGGCCGCCCATCCAAACCTAA
- a CDS encoding plasmid partitioning protein RepB C-terminal domain-containing protein yields MTGVTLGFVPEPVVVAIDDILPTRKFPSSVLKTRKFRQIISSIAEVGLIEPLSVTTRDATTQKYTLLDGHLRLLALRELGRGDAACLVATDDEAYTYNNRVNRLATVQEHYMIRRAIGRGVTPTRLAKALGVDVNHLIARITLLDGLCPEAISMLKDQQFSPSLSKTLRKMKPTRQVECVELMLAANCVTASYANALLVATPANALVEGRKPSRVAGMTQEQIAKMEREMSNLQAQYKLAEQNYGQDVLNLVLARGYLGRLLENEAVASYLNEHYPELLTELEAIVEVESIEQ; encoded by the coding sequence ATGACGGGGGTAACTCTTGGCTTCGTGCCGGAGCCTGTCGTCGTGGCAATCGACGATATCCTGCCGACACGAAAATTCCCGTCGAGCGTATTGAAGACGCGCAAGTTCCGGCAAATCATATCGTCGATCGCTGAAGTGGGGTTAATTGAGCCGCTGTCGGTAACAACGCGTGATGCAACGACGCAAAAGTACACGCTGCTCGATGGGCATCTGCGCTTGCTGGCCTTGCGTGAGCTAGGGCGTGGTGATGCTGCCTGCCTCGTCGCAACGGACGACGAGGCGTATACGTACAACAATCGTGTGAACCGCCTTGCGACAGTACAAGAGCACTACATGATTCGTAGGGCGATCGGTCGTGGCGTAACTCCGACGCGCCTGGCGAAAGCGTTGGGAGTGGATGTCAATCATCTGATCGCGCGGATCACCTTGCTGGACGGACTATGCCCGGAAGCTATCTCAATGCTAAAGGATCAGCAGTTCTCTCCCTCGCTTTCGAAAACTCTGCGGAAGATGAAGCCGACGCGCCAGGTAGAGTGTGTCGAACTGATGCTGGCAGCGAACTGCGTGACAGCGTCATATGCGAATGCGCTTCTGGTCGCGACCCCAGCGAACGCTCTCGTCGAAGGGAGGAAGCCGTCCAGGGTGGCGGGAATGACCCAGGAGCAAATCGCTAAAATGGAGCGGGAGATGTCGAACCTGCAAGCACAGTACAAGCTCGCCGAACAGAATTATGGGCAGGACGTTCTGAATCTTGTTCTGGCTCGCGGCTACCTCGGCAGGCTTCTTGAAAACGAGGCGGTCGCCAGTTACCTCAACGAGCACTATCCAGAGCTGCTCACGGAGCTTGAAGCGATCGTTGAAGTCGAATCAATCGAGCAGTAG
- a CDS encoding adenylate/guanylate cyclase domain-containing protein, with protein sequence MESNWRKYSSNDSDGRIRAILDLPAGNYQEVEAIPARSRLTFDNGFYVKCAAVFIDIRGSSSLPDKHTRPVLGKIYRTYISECSAVLNSYTCCKEIYVAGDCVSGIFDTSAGSGVQEAFNAACALNALVQHLNYRFEQKGYVPIRCGIGVAYGRALMIKSGFNGASINEVVWMGDVVNEASNLCHQGNRDGSAPIQVSSEVYQKLGPSDRFLLQCVFAMDASVDHYQGDLVNIEMKQWLHAQVSRDRRPSLIPNALLNLPTLSQYPQFGLGSLLSPPPPSTQMTVAPLLIPSLLGDLSNGGTTPLSLADLLKPQPPFPNSLLGVPGNSTSLADLLREK encoded by the coding sequence ATGGAATCGAACTGGCGTAAGTATTCAAGTAACGACAGCGATGGGCGGATTCGGGCCATCCTCGATTTGCCCGCGGGAAACTATCAAGAAGTTGAAGCGATCCCCGCGCGGAGCCGGCTGACGTTCGACAACGGCTTCTACGTGAAGTGCGCCGCTGTCTTTATCGACATTCGCGGCAGCTCTTCGCTACCCGACAAGCATACACGTCCGGTGCTCGGAAAGATCTATCGAACATATATTTCGGAGTGCAGTGCTGTTCTGAACAGCTACACGTGCTGCAAGGAAATATATGTCGCCGGCGACTGCGTAAGCGGCATCTTCGATACGTCGGCCGGTAGTGGCGTGCAAGAAGCATTTAACGCAGCCTGCGCGCTCAACGCACTGGTCCAGCATTTGAATTACCGCTTCGAGCAGAAGGGGTACGTGCCGATCCGATGTGGGATAGGGGTCGCGTACGGGCGTGCGCTGATGATCAAATCAGGATTCAACGGCGCCAGTATAAACGAGGTTGTCTGGATGGGCGATGTGGTCAACGAAGCCTCGAACCTTTGCCACCAGGGAAACCGGGATGGCAGCGCCCCAATTCAGGTGTCGTCTGAGGTCTATCAAAAGCTCGGGCCAAGTGACCGATTCCTGCTGCAGTGTGTCTTCGCTATGGACGCGAGTGTCGATCACTATCAGGGCGATCTCGTGAACATTGAGATGAAACAGTGGCTGCATGCGCAAGTCAGCCGGGACAGAAGGCCGAGTCTGATCCCAAACGCTTTGCTAAACTTGCCAACGCTATCGCAATACCCGCAGTTCGGGTTAGGTTCTCTGCTCTCACCACCGCCACCCAGTACGCAGATGACTGTGGCACCACTTCTTATTCCGAGTTTGCTGGGCGATTTATCTAACGGCGGAACCACCCCCTTGAGCCTTGCCGACCTGCTCAAGCCCCAACCACCGTTTCCCAATTCGCTGCTAGGCGTCCCCGGCAATTCGACATCGCTTGCCGACCTTTTACGTGAAAAATAA
- a CDS encoding IS3 family transposase (programmed frameshift) has protein sequence MEVLTGPERRRRWTAEQKLAMVRESFEPGKSVSMVARQHGVNPNQLFHWRKLYQDGSLSAVKAGEEVVAASELADALKQIRELQRMLGKKTMENEILREAVEYGRAKKMDSALALAAGGRPVKLVCEVLGVSRSNVSARLSRPATWRDRRQSRQTDDASVVEEIRRVVGDLPSYGYRRVWGTLRNERVALGLLPFNAKRVYRVMRTHGLLMQRRPIPPRPQRRHDGKVAVARSNQRWCSDGFEFRCDNGEPLRVTFALDCCDREAMSWAATTAGHSGDIVRDVMLAAVENRFGNELHTPSEIEWLSDNGSGYTADDTRRFAVAIGLKPLTTPVCSPQSNGMAESFVKTMKRDYVAFMPKPDAATAARNLAIAFEHYNEKHPHSALKYRSPREFRRSMDSATLV, from the exons ATGGAAGTGTTGACGGGCCCGGAGCGTCGGCGGCGCTGGACGGCGGAACAAAAGCTGGCGATGGTGCGAGAGAGCTTCGAGCCGGGGAAGTCGGTTTCGATGGTTGCGCGCCAACATGGCGTGAACCCGAACCAGCTGTTCCACTGGCGCAAGCTGTACCAGGACGGGAGCCTGTCAGCGGTCAAGGCCGGCGAAGAAGTTGTTGCGGCGTCGGAATTGGCCGATGCGCTCAAGCAGATTCGCGAACTGCAACGGATGCTCGGCAAGAAGACCATGGAGAACGAGATTCTTCGCGAAGCAGTCGAGTATGGTCGGGCA AAAAAAATGGATAGCGCACTCGCCCTTGCTGCCGGAGGACGACCAGTGAAGCTGGTTTGTGAAGTTCTCGGCGTGTCGCGCTCGAACGTATCGGCACGACTGTCGCGTCCGGCTACATGGCGGGATAGACGTCAATCGAGACAGACCGACGATGCGAGCGTGGTCGAGGAAATTCGGCGCGTCGTCGGCGATTTGCCCAGCTATGGGTATCGCCGGGTCTGGGGCACGTTGCGCAACGAACGCGTTGCGCTTGGGCTGCTGCCGTTCAATGCAAAGCGCGTCTATCGCGTCATGCGCACGCACGGGCTACTGATGCAGCGCCGACCGATACCACCTAGGCCGCAACGCCGGCACGACGGCAAGGTGGCCGTAGCGCGCAGCAATCAGCGATGGTGCTCCGACGGCTTCGAGTTTCGCTGCGACAACGGCGAACCATTGCGCGTGACGTTTGCGCTGGACTGCTGCGACCGTGAAGCGATGAGTTGGGCGGCCACGACAGCAGGCCACAGCGGCGACATCGTGCGCGACGTAATGCTGGCTGCAGTGGAAAACCGGTTTGGCAACGAGCTGCATACGCCGTCCGAAATCGAGTGGCTGAGCGACAATGGTTCGGGCTACACGGCCGACGACACACGTCGGTTCGCAGTGGCCATCGGTCTGAAGCCATTGACCACGCCGGTGTGTAGCCCGCAAAGTAACGGCATGGCTGAGAGCTTCGTGAAAACGATGAAGCGCGACTACGTCGCCTTCATGCCGAAGCCGGATGCAGCGACCGCTGCACGCAACCTGGCCATTGCGTTCGAGCATTACAACGAGAAGCATCCCCATAGCGCGCTGAAATACCGCTCGCCTCGCGAGTTCCGGCGCTCGATGGACTCAGCAACCTTAGTGTGA
- a CDS encoding recombinase family protein produces MNNTLPPVVSQCVRAAQYIRMSTDYQQYSTENQRRAIAEFAALHHIEIVATYEDAGKSGLSIRGRAGLQRLLLDVHRPEREFNVVLVYDVSRWGRFLDADESAHYEFLCRQAGVDVIYCGEVFENDGSTASALLKTIKRAMASEYSRELSAKVFAGQCRLAELGFWQGSEAGYGLQRILVDSARQPKGPLIHGERKSLQTDHVIIAPGDAGEVALVQRIFDWYVRGRVGPCRIAARLNAFGLRNGRGLPWNPQMVGSLLRNEKYAGTNLYGRKSSKLTGPWQSNPESEWVRTPNAFSPIVGSETFDAASAIRRARTRFLSDEELLDRLRRFAQSRKSINQREIDLARALPAGQTYKRRFGSVLNAYERVGYAARCHGMSPETFRATRQALHACVDRVAEALRAAGRVLSVSAGHDSITVERELQVRFVVRLVRYYDCRNPRWRVRWPLCSQPDLLVVSRMDSAFSSPIDLFVFPRGSLPPGREVAMTLGRPDDSHLDVFRYSDERILLELTARSRLEDCHGHQDSPND; encoded by the coding sequence GTGAACAACACGCTGCCGCCCGTTGTCTCCCAATGCGTACGTGCCGCACAGTACATACGCATGTCCACTGATTACCAGCAATATTCCACAGAGAACCAGAGACGGGCGATCGCCGAATTCGCTGCTCTCCACCACATCGAAATCGTGGCAACCTACGAAGACGCCGGGAAGAGCGGCCTTTCGATACGAGGCCGTGCGGGCCTGCAGAGGCTACTCTTGGATGTGCATCGTCCGGAGCGTGAATTCAACGTGGTTCTGGTTTACGACGTCAGCAGATGGGGACGCTTTCTCGACGCCGACGAAAGCGCTCACTATGAATTTTTGTGCAGGCAAGCCGGTGTTGACGTTATTTATTGTGGCGAGGTCTTCGAAAACGACGGCTCGACCGCCTCGGCTCTTCTAAAAACGATAAAGCGAGCCATGGCGAGCGAATACAGCAGGGAGTTATCAGCAAAGGTCTTTGCTGGTCAATGCCGGCTAGCCGAACTAGGCTTCTGGCAAGGCTCCGAGGCTGGCTACGGATTGCAACGGATCCTCGTGGATTCCGCCAGACAACCCAAAGGGCCACTTATTCACGGCGAGCGCAAGAGCCTACAGACCGATCACGTCATCATCGCGCCCGGGGACGCCGGAGAGGTTGCCCTGGTTCAAAGGATCTTCGACTGGTATGTCCGAGGACGCGTCGGACCGTGCCGGATTGCCGCCAGACTCAACGCTTTCGGACTTCGCAACGGTCGCGGCCTGCCATGGAATCCGCAGATGGTCGGTAGCCTGCTGCGCAATGAGAAATATGCTGGAACCAATCTCTACGGTCGAAAATCAAGCAAGCTTACGGGTCCGTGGCAAAGCAACCCGGAATCAGAGTGGGTCCGGACACCGAATGCATTCAGTCCGATCGTCGGCAGCGAGACGTTCGATGCCGCGTCGGCGATACGGCGAGCCCGCACGCGTTTCTTAAGCGATGAAGAACTGCTTGACAGACTGAGAAGGTTCGCGCAGTCACGCAAAAGCATAAACCAACGCGAGATCGATCTGGCACGCGCACTGCCCGCGGGTCAAACCTACAAGCGTCGGTTTGGAAGCGTCCTTAACGCCTACGAGCGCGTAGGTTACGCGGCACGGTGTCACGGAATGTCACCTGAGACCTTTCGCGCTACACGCCAGGCTTTGCATGCCTGTGTGGACCGCGTTGCCGAAGCGCTCCGCGCGGCAGGGCGCGTCCTCTCCGTGTCAGCCGGGCACGACTCGATCACGGTCGAGCGTGAGTTGCAGGTTCGGTTCGTAGTCCGCCTGGTGCGCTACTACGACTGCCGAAATCCTCGCTGGCGCGTCCGGTGGCCACTGTGCTCGCAACCCGACCTGTTGGTCGTTTCTCGCATGGACTCAGCCTTTTCGTCGCCAATCGACCTCTTTGTCTTTCCGCGCGGGAGTCTGCCTCCCGGACGCGAGGTGGCAATGACACTGGGGCGTCCTGATGATAGCCATCTCGACGTTTTTCGGTACTCCGACGAAAGAATACTGCTCGAACTGACGGCCCGCAGCCGCCTGGAGGACTGCCATGGACACCAAGACTCCCCGAACGATTGA
- a CDS encoding recombinase family protein, with protein MSVELDAEPHQGRENLVPAVEYVRMSTEHQQYSTSNQQDRIREYAARRGLTIVKTYADEGKSGLRIDGRAALQRLIFDVESGHADFKVILVYDVSRWGRFQDADESAYYEYVCRRAGIHVSYCAEQFENDGSPVSTIVKGVKRAMAGEYSRELSTKVFAGQCRLIELGFRQGGPAGYGLRRILVGQDGLMKAELERGQHKSLQTERVVLMPGPEDEVRIVNLIYRWFVEESRNEQEIASRLNAMKVRTDLDREWSRCTVHEILTNEKYIGNNVYNRTSFKLKVRRVVNPSDMWIRKDSAFPCVVARDVFYTAQGILRARARRYTDEDLIERLRALYKSKGFLSGLVIDEAEGMPSSSVYTYRFGSLIRAYQAVGFTPDRDYQYIEINRFLRRLHPDIVRQTETKIAEVGGEVTRDLATDLLRVNHEFTVSLVLSRCQFSAGGKNRWKVRFDAGLLPDITVAVRLNDGNDAPLDFYLLPRLDFGQTGIRLSEYNPIEFESYRFDSLEYLYRMAERVRLRRVA; from the coding sequence ATGTCGGTTGAACTAGACGCTGAGCCGCATCAAGGCCGTGAGAATTTGGTCCCAGCCGTGGAGTACGTGCGCATGTCGACAGAGCATCAGCAATACTCAACGAGCAACCAGCAGGACAGAATTCGAGAATATGCTGCCAGGCGCGGGCTTACCATCGTCAAGACCTATGCAGACGAGGGGAAGAGCGGGCTGAGGATCGACGGGAGGGCCGCTCTGCAGCGTCTGATCTTTGACGTCGAAAGTGGTCACGCCGACTTTAAGGTCATCCTTGTCTATGACGTCAGCAGATGGGGCCGATTCCAGGATGCGGATGAAAGCGCGTATTACGAGTATGTCTGCCGTCGCGCGGGAATTCATGTTTCCTATTGCGCAGAGCAATTTGAAAACGATGGTTCACCAGTTTCGACGATTGTAAAAGGCGTGAAGCGCGCAATGGCCGGCGAGTACAGCCGTGAGCTATCGACAAAGGTGTTCGCTGGACAATGCAGGCTAATCGAGTTGGGATTCCGTCAAGGCGGCCCTGCTGGATACGGATTGCGTCGAATTCTCGTGGGGCAGGACGGTCTGATGAAGGCCGAACTGGAACGAGGACAACACAAGAGCCTCCAGACCGAGAGGGTCGTTTTGATGCCGGGCCCGGAGGATGAGGTTCGCATAGTCAATCTGATCTATAGGTGGTTTGTCGAAGAGTCGAGAAATGAGCAGGAAATTGCGTCACGCTTGAACGCAATGAAGGTTAGAACCGATCTCGATCGCGAGTGGAGTCGCTGTACTGTCCACGAGATCCTCACGAACGAGAAATACATTGGGAACAACGTATACAACCGCACTTCATTCAAGCTGAAGGTGCGCCGGGTTGTGAATCCATCGGATATGTGGATTCGAAAAGACAGCGCGTTTCCGTGCGTCGTTGCACGGGACGTCTTCTACACGGCTCAAGGAATATTGCGGGCACGCGCACGTCGATACACCGATGAGGACTTGATAGAACGTTTGCGCGCCCTGTACAAGTCCAAAGGGTTTCTTTCCGGTCTGGTCATAGACGAAGCCGAAGGGATGCCGTCCTCCTCCGTATACACGTACAGATTCGGGAGCCTGATTCGTGCGTATCAGGCTGTCGGCTTTACTCCCGATCGGGACTATCAGTACATTGAAATCAACCGCTTTTTGCGTCGACTTCATCCCGATATCGTGCGGCAGACTGAAACGAAAATCGCGGAGGTCGGCGGCGAGGTAACGCGAGACCTTGCTACAGATTTGCTAAGAGTTAACCACGAGTTCACGGTATCGCTTGTCCTTTCCCGGTGCCAGTTTAGCGCCGGCGGCAAGAATCGTTGGAAGGTTAGATTCGATGCAGGACTGCTTCCGGATATCACAGTAGCCGTGCGACTCAATGACGGCAACGACGCTCCGCTCGACTTTTACCTGCTTCCGAGACTGGACTTCGGGCAGACCGGCATCCGGCTCAGCGAATATAACCCGATTGAATTCGAGAGCTACCGGTTTGACTCGCTGGAGTACCTGTACAGAATGGCTGAACGCGTGCGCCTGCGGAGGGTTGCATGA
- a CDS encoding P-loop NTPase fold protein, whose product MTRAVIESVINEFLDSKRPEVLAISGKWGVGKTYALQEMVKAYKGENALAWYSYVSAFGAKSIGDLRSMILVKTRPFPVKKGRVGDAVEEAEALFKKGRGGAIYNAIMGLLEKVPYGGKHVTVLLETVATSLIRKTIVCIDDIERLGSGITMDELMGLVAELKVESQCKVILLFNEEQLGDRAEQYVKASEKVVDKKLAFVTTYGEATDLGLPADTPLRYYVIPCIRKLNISNIRTIQKIANGLRIVHGEIGNRSDSVNQQAATAVAVFAGALYEGGTGFPSPEQVTRYNWHSAAVGVGKDNIDQSWRDKLHACGFTACDEFDTEVLSVLKNGYAHGSELARHARALDEVVDRAKLERIFDEAWNKFHNRIDGTAEDLVLDFVSAVEVAARVISPRNLNSTVKLLRELGFSAEADQVIDKYVELNAGHTGLFRIDASHISRDVDDEKLRQRFAEVIADAEGPLDLATAARLLVEDRNWDDRTVATLANASADDFVALFKESQGEGLHTLIKCLYSAAHYRGPATLPIAVRVTAALDEIAKTSTLNEIRVKRLRNLERNA is encoded by the coding sequence ATGACCAGGGCCGTGATCGAAAGCGTTATCAATGAATTTCTGGACAGCAAACGGCCCGAGGTTCTCGCGATCAGCGGCAAGTGGGGTGTTGGGAAAACGTATGCCCTTCAGGAGATGGTCAAGGCATATAAGGGTGAGAATGCTCTCGCCTGGTATTCGTACGTTTCCGCGTTCGGTGCAAAGTCAATCGGCGACCTTCGTTCGATGATTCTGGTCAAGACAAGACCGTTTCCCGTCAAGAAAGGAAGAGTGGGCGACGCTGTCGAGGAAGCGGAAGCGCTCTTCAAGAAGGGGCGCGGGGGGGCAATCTACAACGCAATAATGGGGTTGCTGGAGAAAGTCCCGTACGGCGGGAAGCACGTAACGGTTCTTCTCGAGACAGTCGCAACGTCGCTGATCCGGAAGACCATCGTTTGTATCGACGACATCGAGCGCCTTGGCTCAGGCATCACCATGGACGAACTGATGGGTCTCGTCGCCGAACTGAAGGTCGAGTCGCAGTGCAAGGTCATTCTGCTATTCAACGAAGAGCAACTAGGCGACCGGGCGGAACAGTACGTAAAAGCCAGCGAAAAGGTCGTAGACAAGAAGCTGGCGTTCGTGACGACCTATGGCGAAGCCACCGACCTTGGTTTGCCGGCTGATACCCCGCTACGGTACTACGTGATTCCGTGCATCAGGAAGCTCAATATCAGCAATATTCGAACCATTCAGAAGATCGCGAATGGGCTGCGGATTGTCCATGGTGAAATCGGGAACCGTTCCGACTCGGTCAATCAGCAGGCTGCAACTGCGGTCGCGGTATTTGCCGGAGCCTTGTATGAGGGAGGCACCGGCTTTCCGAGCCCTGAACAGGTGACCCGCTATAACTGGCATTCAGCCGCCGTCGGCGTGGGTAAGGATAATATCGACCAGTCGTGGCGCGACAAGCTGCATGCGTGCGGATTCACGGCATGTGACGAGTTCGACACAGAAGTGTTGTCTGTGTTGAAGAACGGCTACGCGCACGGCTCGGAACTTGCAAGGCACGCCCGGGCGCTGGACGAGGTTGTCGACCGGGCAAAGCTGGAACGCATCTTCGACGAAGCGTGGAACAAGTTTCACAATAGAATCGACGGTACAGCAGAGGATCTGGTGCTGGATTTCGTCAGCGCTGTCGAGGTCGCAGCGAGAGTGATATCGCCGCGCAATCTGAACAGCACGGTCAAGCTACTACGTGAGCTCGGCTTCAGCGCCGAGGCCGATCAGGTGATTGACAAGTACGTGGAACTGAATGCAGGCCACACCGGCCTCTTCAGGATTGACGCTTCTCACATTAGCAGGGATGTGGACGACGAGAAGCTGCGGCAGCGATTCGCCGAGGTCATCGCGGACGCAGAAGGCCCACTCGATCTGGCGACCGCGGCGAGGCTCCTGGTGGAGGACCGGAATTGGGACGACAGAACGGTGGCGACACTGGCGAATGCATCGGCTGATGACTTCGTCGCCCTGTTCAAGGAAAGCCAGGGTGAGGGGCTGCACACACTAATCAAGTGTCTCTATAGCGCAGCGCACTATCGGGGACCGGCAACCTTGCCCATTGCCGTCAGGGTGACCGCCGCGCTAGACGAGATCGCGAAAACGTCAACGCTCAACGAGATTCGCGTAAAACGGTTGCGAAATCTGGAGAGGAACGCCTGA
- a CDS encoding ParB/RepB/Spo0J family partition protein, with amino-acid sequence MNTSKSAGEIRLIRLDRIEVLNPRERGSRVFEEIVRNIKTIGLKKPISVTPRIDASGAEKYLLICGEGRLKAYQALGEEEIPALVVDVPDEDAFIMSLAENIARRQHHPLELLSGIRQLLDRGYTIRSIAEKTGLNHCYVQQICNLLRMGEERLLIAVESGGIPINVAVTIAGAGDDDKAVQAALQEAYESGALRGRQLTLARRVIDKRQRLGRAAGRTSTTKHSHISTTTVIRTYQDEVKRQTALVRKAEFSQQKLLLVVGALRQLLCDENFVNLLRAEALTTMPKYLAERVWPNGSHA; translated from the coding sequence ATGAATACGTCGAAGAGTGCCGGTGAAATCCGACTGATTCGCCTGGATAGGATCGAGGTTTTGAATCCACGCGAACGAGGAAGTCGGGTGTTTGAGGAGATTGTCCGTAACATCAAGACTATCGGACTTAAGAAGCCTATCTCTGTAACGCCGCGGATTGACGCGAGTGGCGCTGAGAAATACCTGCTGATTTGCGGAGAAGGACGTTTGAAAGCGTATCAGGCATTGGGCGAGGAGGAGATTCCCGCACTGGTGGTTGATGTGCCCGATGAAGACGCTTTCATCATGAGCCTCGCAGAAAACATCGCGCGGAGGCAACATCATCCCCTTGAGTTGCTATCAGGAATCCGTCAACTTCTGGATAGGGGGTATACGATCAGGTCGATCGCCGAAAAGACAGGCCTGAATCATTGCTACGTGCAGCAAATATGCAACCTGTTACGTATGGGCGAGGAGCGCCTCCTCATCGCAGTGGAGAGTGGCGGAATTCCGATTAATGTCGCAGTCACGATTGCGGGGGCAGGAGACGACGACAAGGCGGTGCAGGCCGCTCTTCAGGAAGCTTATGAGAGTGGCGCGCTACGCGGTCGCCAACTTACATTGGCAAGGCGGGTCATTGACAAGCGGCAGCGTTTAGGACGCGCGGCCGGACGCACAAGCACGACGAAGCATTCACACATCTCGACGACGACCGTCATACGAACGTACCAGGACGAGGTCAAACGGCAAACTGCGCTTGTACGGAAGGCAGAGTTTTCGCAACAAAAATTGCTGCTGGTGGTCGGCGCGTTGCGCCAGTTGCTTTGCGACGAGAACTTCGTCAATCTTCTGCGGGCCGAAGCGCTCACTACGATGCCAAAATATCTTGCCGAGCGCGTGTGGCCAAACGGGAGTCACGCATGA